AGAGCTTGCTGCGCCGGTTCCAATTTGCTGGCATTCATTTGCGTATCGAACTGCTCAACCAATTCACGGACCAATTCCGCAGCATCGATGCACAAGTCGCGCTCCGAATCGCGAGCGACTCTTTGCTTTAATTCCTCGATCCTCGCGGAGGCTTGCTGTTCCGGAATGTCCTTCTTGTCGGCAGCGAAACCGAATGAAACCGAGCATAACAACGGAATGAGGAACAGTCGTTTCACTTCAGCTTTTCGATCGCGATTAGTCGGTGCCGCGCCTTCCATTCCTCATCGGGATACTTGCCACTGGCCGTCGCCAGGAACTGTTTGTAATTCTGCGTGGCTTCAGGATAGCGTCGCAGGTGGTCCAAGGCGGTTGCCCTTAGGAAGTATGTTCCCGGATTGTCGCCTAGTAGCTTAGTGCGGATGTCGAGTGCCTTCAAGACCAAGTCGTAATGTTGATTCTGGTTGGCAGCTATGGCCACGTCGCCATATGCACTTGCCAGGTTGGGATTAAGCTTTACCGCAGCCAACAGTTGCCCTTCAGCTTCTGGCCATTGGTGCTGACGCATCAACAACAAGCCATACTGGTAACGAAGCTGGGAGTCATTTGCGTTCTCCTCCACGAGCTGTTTATAGACGGGCAGAGCCTCGGCGTCTCGGCTTACTGCCATCAACAATCCTGCCTTCTCTCGCAAAACCTGAGGATTGTTGTCGTTGCTGGCTCCGCTGAGTTGCGCGAGGGCCTCTTCGTTCTTTCCCTGTGCTGCTAACAGGCGGCCTAGCAGAAGGCGAGCTTGAGCGTCCGCAGGGTTGGTCGCGAGATACTCACGAACGCTCTTCTCCGCTTCGCCATATTGCTTGGACGCGACGGAAACATTCACTAATCCGCGAAGTGCTTGCGCACGAGCTTCGCCCTGGGTTCCAGCGAGTGCCCTCTGATACTCAGTGCTCGCCGCGCCGAACTTGCCGGAGCTTTCGTAAAGTTCACCGAGCAGTAGGTGTGGCTCAGGATCCGCGGGAACAAGCTTCGCAGCTTCAGCAAGGGCCAGTTCGGCCTCCGCAGGTTTGCTCGCGAGTTGGAGTTTGCCGAGAGCAAGCCAGGCGTCCTCCTTCGATCGCTCGGGATGGCTGGCCGGTTGAAGTTGGGTTGCGGCCTGAAGATAACGGATCGCTTGATCGGGCTGTCCGGAATTTGCCAGAAGCAGGCCGAGGTTCAGATTTGTCTCGAAGATATTCGGGTTAATCTCTAGCGACTTCCCGTATGCAGTCAAGGCTTCAGCATCGTGATTCAGTGCTTGCTGGCAATACCCGAGGTCGTACCAGGCCTGATAGCTTTTGGGATCCTTTGCAGTCGTTTGCTGAAGCAACGGCAGG
This genomic interval from Terriglobales bacterium contains the following:
- a CDS encoding tetratricopeptide repeat protein; translation: MRALHFNKCFCGTVLFVSLSAALAQDTHRTVRHHPAAESAPSPASTLLDQAEALLAKGNHLAALPLLQQTTAKDPKSYQAWYDLGYCQQALNHDAEALTAYGKSLEINPNIFETNLNLGLLLANSGQPDQAIRYLQAATQLQPASHPERSKEDAWLALGKLQLASKPAEAELALAEAAKLVPADPEPHLLLGELYESSGKFGAASTEYQRALAGTQGEARAQALRGLVNVSVASKQYGEAEKSVREYLATNPADAQARLLLGRLLAAQGKNEEALAQLSGASNDNNPQVLREKAGLLMAVSRDAEALPVYKQLVEENANDSQLRYQYGLLLMRQHQWPEAEGQLLAAVKLNPNLASAYGDVAIAANQNQHYDLVLKALDIRTKLLGDNPGTYFLRATALDHLRRYPEATQNYKQFLATASGKYPDEEWKARHRLIAIEKLK